From the Aquitalea magnusonii genome, one window contains:
- a CDS encoding FAD-dependent oxidoreductase — protein MPFAASRCRAFSRWLSETLAAEEPVAPTPLRQDIRADVCIVGGGFTGLWSAIRIKEASPDSEVVIVEARLCGSGASGRNGGFVLSLWAKYQSLAKMCGEAEALRLCQLSSQAIIELQSFCQQHDIDAQLRLDGWLWSATTTAQLGSWDSTVKQLELLGQSPFARLTPGLAAQCSGSRLHLDGVFESVAATVQPASLARGLLRHARKLGVKVYEASPMQTLENGQPARVRCAQGSVSAGKVILAMNAWAARFADIRKAFVVVSSDVVMTRPLPGLLEEIGWRNGMSISDSRMLVHYYRTTPDGCIVFGKGGGSEQLVYGAKLADKLDGPSNIAATVAAHLRRAYPGVQAADITSNWTGPIDRTRNGLPHFGSLPGQPHILYAIGYSGNGVGPSMLGGRILAALALQLDNEWSRCGLVHGLQRDFPPEPLRYLGGRLVRHAVGQVDLAADENRQPPWLMQQLSKLAPSGLSPTKTGTADPR, from the coding sequence ATGCCCTTTGCCGCATCTCGTTGTCGTGCTTTCAGCCGCTGGCTGTCCGAAACACTGGCGGCGGAGGAGCCTGTTGCCCCCACGCCGCTACGGCAGGATATTCGTGCCGATGTCTGCATTGTCGGTGGTGGTTTCACCGGCCTGTGGAGTGCCATCCGCATCAAGGAGGCCAGCCCGGATAGCGAGGTGGTGATTGTCGAGGCACGCCTGTGCGGCAGTGGTGCCAGCGGTCGCAATGGCGGCTTTGTGCTCAGTCTGTGGGCCAAATATCAATCGCTGGCCAAGATGTGCGGTGAGGCCGAAGCCCTGCGGCTGTGCCAGCTATCATCGCAGGCCATCATCGAGTTGCAGTCCTTTTGCCAGCAACACGACATCGATGCCCAATTGCGGCTGGATGGCTGGCTGTGGTCTGCCACCACTACCGCCCAACTGGGCAGTTGGGACAGTACCGTCAAGCAGCTGGAACTGCTCGGCCAATCGCCCTTTGCGCGGTTGACGCCAGGGCTGGCGGCACAGTGCAGCGGTTCCCGCCTGCATCTGGATGGCGTGTTCGAGTCGGTTGCGGCCACGGTTCAGCCGGCCAGCCTGGCGCGTGGTTTGTTACGTCATGCCCGCAAGCTAGGGGTTAAGGTGTATGAGGCATCCCCGATGCAGACACTGGAAAATGGCCAGCCGGCCCGGGTACGTTGTGCGCAGGGCAGTGTCAGCGCAGGCAAAGTCATCCTTGCCATGAATGCCTGGGCGGCGCGCTTTGCCGACATCCGCAAGGCATTCGTGGTGGTGTCCAGCGATGTGGTGATGACGCGTCCCTTGCCTGGCTTGCTGGAGGAAATTGGCTGGCGCAATGGAATGAGCATTTCTGATAGCCGCATGCTGGTGCATTACTACCGCACCACGCCGGATGGTTGCATCGTATTTGGCAAAGGCGGTGGCAGCGAACAACTGGTGTACGGGGCTAAGCTGGCCGACAAGCTGGACGGGCCATCAAATATTGCCGCCACGGTGGCCGCCCATTTGCGCCGTGCCTATCCTGGCGTGCAGGCAGCGGACATCACCAGCAACTGGACCGGCCCCATCGACCGTACCCGTAACGGCCTGCCGCATTTTGGCAGCCTCCCTGGCCAGCCTCATATCCTGTATGCCATCGGCTATTCGGGAAACGGGGTTGGGCCTTCCATGCTCGGTGGCAGGATTCTGGCCGCCTTGGCATTGCAACTGGACAACGAATGGTCGCGCTGCGGCCTGGTACATGGCCTGCAGCGTGATTTTCCGCCCGAACCCTTGCGCTATCTCGGTGGCCGTCTGGTCCGTCATGCGGTGGGGCAGGTTGATCTGGCTGCCGATGAAAACCGTCAGCCACCCTGGCTGATGCAGCAGTTGAGCAAGCTGGCTCCTTCCGGTCTGTCGCCAACCAAGACCGGCACTGCCGATCCCCGCTAG
- the rplI gene encoding 50S ribosomal protein L9 — MQIILLEKVANLGQLGDVVKVKNGYARNFLIPQGKAKRATEVNLKEFEARRAELEAKQAEILADAKVRAEKLVDAVITIAQKAGVDGRLFGSVTNVDVAEAVTAFGVEIKRFEVRLPNGPFKAIGEYDIEIALHHDVVAPIKVVVVGQA; from the coding sequence ATGCAAATCATTCTGCTCGAAAAAGTTGCCAACCTGGGTCAACTGGGTGACGTGGTCAAGGTTAAGAACGGCTACGCCCGTAACTTCCTGATCCCGCAAGGCAAAGCCAAGCGCGCTACCGAAGTCAACCTGAAAGAGTTCGAAGCTCGTCGCGCCGAACTGGAAGCCAAGCAAGCTGAAATCCTGGCCGATGCCAAGGTTCGTGCTGAAAAGCTGGTTGACGCTGTTATCACCATCGCGCAAAAAGCCGGTGTTGATGGCCGTCTGTTCGGTTCCGTGACCAATGTGGACGTGGCTGAAGCCGTGACCGCATTCGGCGTGGAAATCAAGCGTTTCGAAGTTCGCCTGCCGAACGGCCCGTTCAAGGCCATCGGTGAGTACGACATCGAAATCGCCCTGCACCACGACGTGGTTGCTCCGATCAAGGTTGTTGTGGTCGGTCAAGCCTGA
- the rpsR gene encoding 30S ribosomal protein S18 — protein sequence MARQLFKRKKFCRFTAEGIKEIDYKSVDLLKDFIAENGKIIPARITGTKARYQRQLTTAIKRARFLAFLPYTDQH from the coding sequence ATGGCTCGTCAACTCTTCAAGCGCAAGAAGTTCTGCCGCTTCACGGCAGAAGGCATCAAGGAAATCGACTACAAATCCGTTGATCTCCTGAAAGACTTCATCGCCGAAAACGGCAAAATCATCCCGGCTCGCATTACCGGTACCAAGGCTCGCTACCAGCGTCAGCTGACCACTGCTATCAAGCGTGCTCGCTTCCTGGCTTTCCTGCCTTACACCGATCAACACTAA
- the priB gene encoding primosomal replication protein N, which translates to MQNRLVLTATVEREEDLRYTPAGIPVVQMWVRHQSRQTAGGFERDVACEIQAVLIGEDARRYAGKLAGNTVTLTGFLSQRSLKNPRLVLNIEYVEFVKG; encoded by the coding sequence TTGCAGAACCGTCTGGTATTGACCGCGACGGTCGAACGCGAAGAAGACCTGCGTTACACCCCTGCCGGTATTCCGGTAGTGCAAATGTGGGTCCGGCATCAGTCAAGACAGACTGCCGGCGGGTTCGAACGGGATGTGGCCTGCGAAATCCAGGCCGTGCTGATTGGAGAAGACGCCCGGCGTTATGCCGGCAAACTGGCAGGAAACACGGTAACGCTTACCGGCTTTCTGTCCCAGCGCAGTCTGAAAAATCCGCGGTTGGTACTCAATATCGAATATGTTGAATTTGTAAAAGGTTAG
- the rpsF gene encoding 30S ribosomal protein S6: MRHYEIVFIVHPDQSEQVPAMIERYKGMVLAAEGKIHRLEDWGRRQLAYPIQKLHKAHYVLMNVECQSETLAEIEHAFKFNDAVLRHLTIKLDRAITEASPMMKDEKAKNLLDSQQPAAEAEAAA, translated from the coding sequence ATGCGTCATTACGAAATCGTGTTCATCGTCCATCCGGACCAGAGCGAACAGGTTCCGGCCATGATCGAGCGCTACAAGGGCATGGTTCTGGCCGCTGAAGGCAAGATCCACCGTCTGGAAGACTGGGGCCGTCGTCAACTGGCTTACCCGATCCAGAAGCTGCACAAAGCCCACTACGTTCTGATGAACGTTGAGTGCCAGTCCGAAACCCTGGCCGAGATCGAGCACGCCTTCAAGTTCAACGACGCTGTTCTGCGTCACCTGACCATCAAACTGGACCGCGCCATTACCGAAGCGTCCCCGATGATGAAGGACGAAAAGGCTAAGAACCTGCTGGATTCCCAGCAGCCGGCAGCCGAGGCCGAAGCTGCTGCCTGA
- a CDS encoding metal-sensitive transcriptional regulator has translation MSLAPKNDDCCHGQPESSGKSVTQPNKAALLKRLARIEGQVRGISGMVESDRYCVDVLTQVAAVKSALDAVAMQLLENHMKGCVSRALQQGDATGMVTELIDVVRKVR, from the coding sequence ATGAGCCTTGCCCCCAAAAACGACGACTGCTGCCATGGGCAGCCGGAATCCAGTGGCAAGAGCGTGACCCAGCCCAATAAGGCGGCCCTGCTCAAGCGGCTGGCCCGTATCGAGGGCCAGGTGCGCGGCATCAGCGGCATGGTGGAGTCCGACCGTTACTGCGTGGACGTGCTGACCCAGGTGGCGGCGGTCAAGTCGGCACTGGACGCCGTGGCCATGCAGTTGCTGGAAAACCACATGAAGGGTTGTGTCAGCCGCGCATTGCAACAAGGCGACGCTACCGGCATGGTGACTGAGTTGATCGATGTGGTGAGAAAGGTGCGTTAA
- a CDS encoding multicopper oxidase family protein, which produces MDRRHFLQWSSALALMPVLARKSLADGMADMPGMDHAAMGHGTASNVALPAADSLGLPRGLPLPALSMLANQGGSGQFVGQLQAAPVSLPLLPGKPATTFWAYNGQIPGPAIVAWEGDEVNIAFANKLQQPSTIHWHGMPVPAEQDGNPHNPVLPGQQQAYRFRLPPGSAASYWYHPHPHGHTAQQAYMGLAGVFVVKSRHDPLAHLPEQWLVLSDLKLDAHGQIADSSAADRHDGREGQFVLVNGGWQPVIALAEGERQRWRIWNASSARIMKLALPAHEVQLVGTDGGLIGAPRHIDTLLLSPGERAEIVVTGRFATGQPSALQALPYNRGKAMSPEQAATLTLATIRQAGSKATATLPDKLRDITALGEPAVKRVVNFSENMANPAAMFLINGKKFDMNRVDFSGKVGQIEEWDIVSQAHMDHPFHIHGTQFQVIARTDDGVWQTEPFLAWRDVVNIPAGETVRLRFVQSMPGLRMFHCHILEHEDAGMMAMLDVRP; this is translated from the coding sequence ATGGACAGAAGACATTTCCTGCAATGGAGCAGTGCGCTGGCGCTGATGCCGGTGCTGGCACGCAAGAGCCTGGCAGATGGCATGGCCGACATGCCGGGCATGGATCATGCCGCAATGGGACATGGCACCGCCAGCAATGTGGCCCTGCCGGCTGCCGACAGCCTCGGCCTGCCGCGCGGCTTGCCCCTGCCTGCGCTGTCCATGCTGGCCAATCAGGGGGGTAGCGGCCAGTTTGTCGGCCAGTTGCAGGCCGCGCCGGTCAGCCTGCCGCTGTTGCCGGGCAAGCCTGCCACCACCTTCTGGGCGTATAACGGCCAGATTCCCGGCCCGGCCATCGTGGCCTGGGAAGGGGACGAAGTGAACATTGCTTTTGCCAATAAGCTGCAGCAGCCCAGCACCATTCACTGGCATGGCATGCCGGTGCCAGCCGAGCAGGATGGTAATCCGCACAACCCGGTACTGCCGGGGCAGCAGCAGGCCTACCGCTTCCGTTTGCCGCCGGGCAGCGCAGCCAGCTACTGGTATCACCCGCATCCACATGGCCATACCGCGCAGCAGGCTTATATGGGGCTGGCCGGGGTATTCGTGGTGAAAAGCCGCCACGACCCGCTGGCCCATCTGCCGGAGCAGTGGCTGGTGCTGTCCGACCTGAAGCTGGATGCCCATGGCCAGATTGCGGATAGCAGCGCTGCCGACCGGCATGATGGCCGCGAAGGCCAGTTCGTGCTGGTGAATGGCGGCTGGCAGCCGGTCATTGCGCTGGCGGAGGGCGAACGGCAGCGCTGGCGCATCTGGAATGCCAGCAGCGCGCGCATCATGAAACTGGCCTTGCCCGCGCACGAGGTACAACTGGTGGGCACCGATGGCGGGCTGATTGGCGCGCCGCGTCACATTGATACCTTGTTGCTGTCGCCCGGCGAGCGGGCGGAAATTGTCGTGACCGGACGCTTTGCTACAGGCCAGCCCTCCGCCCTGCAGGCACTGCCCTACAACCGTGGCAAGGCGATGAGCCCGGAACAGGCCGCAACCCTCACCCTTGCCACCATCCGCCAGGCAGGCAGCAAGGCCACCGCCACGCTGCCGGACAAACTGCGCGATATCACTGCGCTGGGCGAGCCTGCGGTAAAGCGGGTGGTTAACTTCAGCGAGAACATGGCCAACCCGGCGGCGATGTTCCTGATCAACGGCAAGAAATTCGACATGAACCGGGTGGATTTCAGCGGCAAGGTCGGCCAGATCGAAGAATGGGATATCGTCAGTCAGGCGCACATGGACCACCCCTTCCACATCCACGGCACCCAGTTCCAGGTGATTGCCCGCACCGATGACGGTGTGTGGCAAACCGAGCCCTTCCTGGCCTGGCGTGATGTGGTGAATATTCCGGCGGGCGAGACTGTGCGGCTGCGCTTTGTGCAGAGCATGCCCGGCCTGCGCATGTTCCACTGCCATATCCTGGAGCACGAAGATGCCGGCATGATGGCCATGCTGGATGTCCGGCCATAA
- the rlmB gene encoding 23S rRNA (guanosine(2251)-2'-O)-methyltransferase RlmB — protein MSNKRLIHGFHAINARLWQNPKSLIEIWLAGGRHDERAKAVLDKAAEESIKLHIVDKARLDSMSGNARHQGVVAMIDASRNHVDLDDVLENLSEPPLLLILDGVTDPHNLGACLRVADAMGAHAVIAPKDRSAGLNATVSKVACGAAEVIPYITVTNLARTLRDLKDAGVWIAGTTMEADTDLFHVDAAGPLAWVMGSEGEGMRRLTREHCDVLVSIPMCGTVESLNVSVSSGMVLAESRRQRVLAAEKAR, from the coding sequence ATGAGCAACAAGCGACTCATTCACGGCTTTCATGCCATCAACGCCCGCTTGTGGCAGAACCCGAAAAGCCTGATCGAAATCTGGCTGGCCGGCGGCCGCCATGATGAGCGTGCCAAGGCCGTGCTGGACAAGGCCGCTGAAGAAAGCATCAAGCTGCACATTGTCGACAAGGCCAGGCTGGACAGCATGAGCGGCAATGCCCGCCATCAGGGCGTGGTGGCGATGATTGACGCCAGCCGCAACCATGTCGATCTGGACGACGTGCTGGAAAACCTCAGCGAGCCACCGCTGCTGCTGATTCTGGACGGCGTGACCGACCCGCATAACCTGGGTGCCTGCCTGCGCGTGGCCGACGCCATGGGCGCGCATGCGGTGATTGCCCCCAAGGACCGCTCGGCCGGGCTGAACGCCACCGTATCCAAAGTGGCCTGCGGTGCCGCAGAAGTCATCCCCTACATCACCGTCACCAATCTGGCACGCACCCTGCGTGACCTGAAAGACGCCGGGGTGTGGATTGCCGGCACCACCATGGAAGCCGATACCGACCTGTTCCATGTGGATGCCGCTGGCCCGCTGGCCTGGGTGATGGGCTCGGAAGGTGAGGGCATGCGCCGCCTGACGCGCGAACACTGCGATGTGCTGGTGTCCATTCCGATGTGTGGCACGGTGGAAAGCCTCAATGTGTCGGTGTCCTCCGGCATGGTGTTGGCCGAAAGCCGCCGCCAGCGTGTGCTGGCCGCCGAAAAGGCCCGCTGA
- a CDS encoding EAL and GGDEF domain-containing protein encodes MKTKGLFAGAMAFLLFAASLLLWPRQALGEIPLYGFLPHGLFAAWLLWRGIGAVWYWPLAALLLGSQWLSWPWAAALSLSLLLLLPGARLVHAQPPLADGSAISLLLLNLLEVCGFLAVPPVALLGLFCFWQGSLTTVLPWMALAAACCMLAMTCWLPLLRMPVLPDRRRLLELLVILLVMLAVWSSMVSNAHSLPFPRPVLFFPLMIWAAFRGRLLGACLSGSLLCLLLSLPGFLPGLYRYAGSTELMTETALCLTFIVASLLVATLSDIHRRKEDELNEFRSRVESLVNNSPNMMSLKGLDGRFLLANRAYSRMLGVTEYAMVGRTLTDYFAPEDARRIQQQDEVVLNCLEPRQFEESFSVGDATFTMLVSKFPLFDSQGRPAGVGSVDTDITRTREEQKAKKEAEEKYWALVEQTLVGIYILQDERLVYVNPKLADIVGYQPEDMQDMPLESLLPPSEASRIRLQIKRRLRDNIQVMHYTTRAISRDGHLVNLEVHSRLVEYDGKPALIGVVVDISDRIAADTNLKLAGKVFENSAEGILILDADTRIIAVNHAFTRITGYEEAEALGKLSRIFSENDDAVSQQMLAALAQHGHWQGEMRDRRKNGDWYPAELSISLVRDDGGFLSNYVAVFSDITVRKQAEERLQFLANHDPLTRLPNRSSLISRLEQAIVDMSGEPTPLAVMFIDLDRFKLINDSFGHQSGDELLREIAIRLSNSVGERGLLARQGGDEFTLLLTEFADQAELAALAEDILTVLGRGLRLEEHEVFVTGSIGISVFPNDGTDARSLLKNADVAMYRAKDAGKNTYQFFDAEMNTQTFERLLLENGMRQALERGEFELHYQPQLNAASRDMSGVEVLIRWRHPQLGLIPPLRFIPLAEETGLIKPIGDWVLQEACRQIKAWDDAGLHVPRVAVNLSARQFEQTTLVENVARALQTTGLDASRLELEITESMIMQNPVETVHQLGELKALGVWLSIDDFGTGYSSLSHLKRFPLDTLKIDRSFVDGLPDDEDSVAIAEAILAMARKLKFSVVAEGVENAAQADFLELKGCSLLQGYHFGKPVPATEFPQLAEQLARSARLAVLADGQGGL; translated from the coding sequence GTGAAAACTAAGGGGCTGTTTGCCGGCGCAATGGCATTTTTGCTGTTTGCTGCCAGCTTGTTGTTGTGGCCCAGGCAGGCGCTGGGTGAAATCCCGCTGTACGGTTTCCTGCCGCATGGCTTGTTTGCCGCTTGGCTGCTGTGGCGTGGTATCGGCGCGGTGTGGTACTGGCCCTTGGCGGCCTTGCTGTTGGGCAGCCAGTGGTTGTCCTGGCCATGGGCCGCGGCGCTGAGCCTGTCCTTGCTCTTGCTGCTGCCGGGTGCCCGCCTGGTGCATGCGCAGCCGCCGCTGGCTGATGGCTCGGCCATTTCCCTGCTGTTGCTGAATCTGCTGGAAGTCTGCGGCTTTCTTGCCGTGCCTCCGGTGGCTCTGCTGGGTTTGTTCTGTTTCTGGCAGGGCAGTTTGACCACGGTATTGCCGTGGATGGCGCTGGCCGCGGCCTGCTGCATGTTGGCCATGACCTGCTGGCTGCCCTTATTGCGCATGCCGGTTCTGCCGGATCGCCGCCGTCTGCTGGAGCTGCTGGTGATCCTGCTGGTGATGCTGGCGGTGTGGTCATCGATGGTCAGCAATGCACACAGTCTGCCCTTTCCCCGTCCGGTACTGTTTTTCCCGCTGATGATCTGGGCGGCTTTCCGTGGCCGTTTGTTGGGTGCCTGCCTGTCCGGCTCGCTGCTGTGCCTGCTGCTTTCGCTGCCGGGCTTCTTGCCCGGACTCTATCGGTATGCCGGCAGCACCGAGCTGATGACGGAAACGGCCTTGTGCCTGACTTTCATTGTGGCCTCCCTGCTGGTGGCCACGCTCAGCGATATTCACCGCCGCAAGGAAGATGAGCTGAACGAGTTCCGTTCGCGGGTGGAGTCGCTGGTCAACAACAGCCCCAATATGATGTCGCTCAAGGGGCTGGATGGGCGTTTCCTGCTGGCCAACCGCGCTTACAGCCGCATGCTGGGGGTGACTGAATACGCCATGGTGGGGCGTACGCTGACTGATTATTTTGCCCCGGAGGACGCACGGCGCATCCAGCAGCAGGATGAGGTGGTGCTCAACTGTCTGGAGCCGCGCCAGTTTGAGGAAAGCTTCAGCGTTGGCGACGCCACCTTCACCATGCTGGTAAGCAAGTTTCCGCTGTTTGACAGCCAGGGTCGTCCGGCCGGGGTGGGCAGTGTGGACACCGACATCACCCGCACCCGTGAAGAGCAGAAGGCCAAGAAGGAAGCCGAAGAGAAATACTGGGCGCTGGTGGAGCAGACCCTGGTGGGCATTTACATTCTGCAGGACGAACGGCTGGTGTACGTCAATCCCAAGCTGGCCGACATCGTCGGCTACCAGCCGGAGGACATGCAGGACATGCCGCTGGAAAGCCTGCTGCCGCCCAGCGAGGCCAGCCGCATCCGGCTGCAGATCAAACGCCGCCTGCGCGACAACATCCAGGTGATGCATTACACCACCCGCGCCATCAGCCGCGATGGCCATCTGGTGAATCTGGAAGTCCACAGCCGGCTGGTGGAGTACGATGGCAAGCCGGCGCTGATTGGCGTGGTGGTGGATATTTCCGACCGTATTGCCGCCGATACCAATCTGAAGCTGGCGGGCAAGGTGTTCGAAAACTCGGCAGAGGGCATCCTGATTCTGGACGCCGACACCCGCATCATCGCCGTCAACCATGCCTTTACCCGCATCACCGGTTATGAAGAGGCCGAGGCGCTGGGCAAGCTGTCGCGCATCTTCAGTGAAAATGACGACGCCGTCAGCCAGCAAATGCTGGCAGCACTGGCGCAGCACGGCCATTGGCAGGGCGAAATGCGCGACCGGCGCAAGAATGGCGACTGGTATCCGGCCGAGCTGTCCATTTCACTGGTGCGCGATGACGGTGGCTTCCTCAGCAACTATGTGGCGGTTTTTTCCGACATCACCGTGCGCAAGCAGGCCGAAGAGCGCCTGCAGTTTCTGGCCAATCACGACCCGCTCACCCGCCTGCCCAACCGCAGCAGCCTGATCAGCCGGCTGGAACAGGCCATTGTCGACATGAGCGGCGAGCCGACCCCGCTGGCGGTGATGTTTATCGACCTGGACCGTTTCAAGCTGATCAACGACTCCTTCGGCCATCAGTCCGGTGATGAACTGCTGCGCGAAATTGCCATTCGCCTGTCCAACTCGGTGGGCGAGCGCGGCCTGCTGGCGCGGCAAGGTGGCGACGAATTCACCCTGCTGCTGACCGAATTTGCCGATCAGGCCGAACTGGCGGCGCTGGCCGAGGACATCCTCACCGTGCTGGGCCGTGGCCTGCGGCTGGAGGAACACGAAGTGTTTGTCACCGGCAGCATCGGCATCAGCGTGTTCCCCAATGACGGCACTGATGCACGCAGCCTGCTGAAAAACGCCGATGTCGCCATGTACCGCGCCAAGGACGCCGGCAAGAACACCTACCAGTTCTTTGACGCCGAGATGAACACCCAGACCTTCGAGCGCCTGCTGCTGGAAAACGGCATGCGCCAGGCGCTGGAGCGGGGCGAGTTTGAACTGCACTACCAGCCGCAACTCAATGCCGCCAGCCGCGACATGTCCGGGGTGGAAGTGCTGATTCGCTGGCGTCACCCGCAACTGGGGCTGATTCCGCCGCTGCGCTTTATTCCGCTGGCCGAAGAAACCGGCCTGATCAAGCCGATTGGCGACTGGGTGCTGCAGGAAGCCTGCCGCCAGATCAAGGCCTGGGACGATGCCGGGCTGCATGTGCCACGGGTTGCCGTCAACCTGTCGGCGCGCCAGTTCGAGCAGACCACGCTGGTGGAAAACGTGGCGCGCGCCTTGCAAACCACCGGGCTGGACGCCAGCCGGCTGGAGCTGGAAATCACCGAAAGCATGATCATGCAAAACCCGGTGGAAACCGTACATCAGCTAGGCGAACTCAAGGCGCTGGGGGTGTGGCTGTCGATTGACGACTTTGGCACCGGCTATTCCTCGTTGTCCCACCTCAAGCGTTTTCCGCTGGATACGCTGAAAATCGACCGCTCCTTTGTCGATGGTCTGCCAGATGACGAAGACAGCGTGGCGATTGCCGAGGCCATCCTGGCCATGGCCAGGAAGCTCAAGTTCAGCGTGGTGGCCGAAGGGGTGGAAAATGCCGCCCAAGCAGACTTCCTGGAGCTGAAAGGCTGTAGCCTGCTGCAGGGCTATCACTTTGGCAAACCGGTGCCGGCGACGGAGTTTCCGCAGTTGGCCGAGCAACTGGCCCGCTCGGCGCGGCTGGCGGTGCTGGCCGACGGGCAGGGCGGGCTGTAA